The nucleotide sequence CTACCAGCTATAccaaatttaaaatcaagatgcagtagaaataaacaaactaaggcacgttaaatgctactaggagcactccagaaacataatttacaatgtataaacttagGCAGGACATTCCGATAAAGGAGATTGATATAGATATGACCCAAAATAGAAACTTATGTAGTTCATTCTTTAAACGATTTAGTTTGTTTTTATCACAATTGTGTTTAAATAAATAAGTATTAAAATCCTACCAGACTTTGATAATATGTACACCAAACTTCTAGGTATTTTATAAGAATACATCGTTTGAATTGGGCATACATCGTTTACCGAAACAAATACATAACAGGATGTACTTTGGGATAGACTTTACGAATAACACAATTAATTAATACTCTTAACTCTTAAATATGTTAAGACAAAATTTCTGGATCAAATCTGGAATCaatattaaattttctattttattctattcgtTCTGCATACTCTATTATatagatttaataaaaaaacaatgaCGAAAGGTTCAAAtattattgtatatataattGAGGTAAGATAAGATTGTTAATGAAGGACATATAAGACATTAACGGTATTCaaacataatattttatagtAAGCCACTATAGATTATTGAATTTTGATTAGGCATTGATAAACAGAAATAGAGAAACATATATATGTATAATTTCCTATTTCAGAAGACAATAAAAGTAAAATCGAAAAGGGTGCACTGtcttcaattttttatattttcccTCGATTTTACAGTTTTATCTCACATTTAATAGCTTTTAAGCCACTTTAAACGTTTTTCTTAgcttttttatactattaaagtTTTTCTGGTGTTTTTTAGATGTTCTCCTTGGTTTCCTTCACGGGTTTGATGAGTTTATACATTCCCCAAGACCTTTCGATAATTTTGAGACTGTTCATTCATTTCTATAACGATATTGGAGGATTTCCTTTGCTTTTGTTACTTTTATAGAAAGCTTTTCGACATTTTTGGACCTGTATCTTGCTTTTTTATGCAGTTGACTCATTTTATTTGCCTTTTTCACAGTATTAATGCTTTATAGTGTTGTCCATGTTAAGAGATTATTTTCAATTTAACTAATAAATTTTTGCCACTATTTCTGATGTGCTTTTTGCTTGAACTTCTGATTCTTTTTGCACTTAATTTTTATTGGAATAGGTATTATCTTCAGTTACCACTTTCtcattttaaataattgttttatttattattttattattttctgctGATTTATAGTTGGCCGTGTATCTTgctctcatcatcatcatcaacagctattccaccCATCACAGGATATAAGCCTCTCTTAAGTGCCCATtcatttttgttcgatgttttACCTATGTTCGATGTTTCAAAATTTACTAAATCATGTTTTTATTGTTTCTTGTCAAAAGTTAAAGTCGGGTTGTGGTTAAACTGATAGTCTTCTGGAATCAAGTAGATGGCATAAGATGCCATTATCAAACATATTATGTTGAGTTTGTTTTGGGACAAAATTATGTACATGGTCTGTTGCCCGTTTTTTAATGTATTCTTGTCTGACCTGTGTAAAGTGTTGGGAATGCACTACAACAAAATTATGTCTTTCTGAACTTTAGCTTCTAGCATGTcatctttaatattttttatgtagtTATCAACAAAAGCTAAGCACAAAAGATCTCAACAAAATCTTTCATTTATGAATACCAATGTATTGATTGTCtttcattaaattaaaaagaTGTGATATTAAACTTAATAAATAGTATTTTAATCTATATTTACgtgtttgtaaatatttatataatgaATGTATCATTCCTGGTTTTTCACTGTCGATATATTTTTGTACTGATgatttttttgcaatatttttaagATTTCAATTAAATGCTCCACAAAAATTACGGGcaatttaaataaaaacctaaaggAATCTGAACTATCAACTaacatttatttgttattaaagttGTACAAAAGACATACATCATTTCAACCTACTGAGACTGTAACGATGTAACATACTCGGGATGAAACCTATGAATAAATACTTGCGTTCAAAGTAGCTatactttatttcacgttaagaatagaacattgcgaAGATAGCCCCATGCATTTCTAATGAACGATAGAAGCGCGTCGATGCCACGCAGTAATGATTAaaatgaatcgtatatcggcagtcgagtagCCACCCGTGCCCGAGAGGTTTGTCAACACTGATCTCTATAAGTGTaacgttctattcttaacgtgaaataaatTATAGTGTTTAGTTTATCAATAAGTCCATTTTTGACAGCCCACACGTAGTCAAAACAACACTCTTGCGATGGTAGTGCTACCAGGCGGTGACGATAAGTACTTACAGGATTGTCATCGTATCTTTGAGCCTGAAGAAAATCAACTTTAAACTGAAATTGTCAAACATTATTAACAATAGGGCTTTTTAACGTttctcatttgtttcgatctTCTGTCATATGTCGCATGATGAGCGTTGAAAAGTCCTATTGCAGATGATACCAGAATTTTTGTGGGGTGTATAACGTATTTTATTGatcgatattttttttaagtgtaaaatatttttatgatCGTTtgatgttgaataataaaaagtttttaagcgaatatttgttttattcctaCTCAGTGAGCTTTCGCATATTCACATGTTCAAGACAGAGTAGTAAATCGACGTGTATATTCAAGGGGCTCAAGTTTAAGAGTCTGCGCTGGACCAGAAAACATTTGGTGAATAACAATTGACATCTACCAAAAAGGATACATACCTATGAGAAATAACGTCGACCTATAAAGAGTGAAAAACTTTTTAAGTTGCAGACTTATGAAAACATAAACATTGTAAACACACTACAGAATATTACAATCTTACAAAGGTTCTTCAGTCATTGTTTTTATTCACAAAAAATACGCATTAGCCGCTTTCCACACTTTTTAGGTGTTAAAGCGCCTTTTGACGTTTTTGGTGTCCTTTTCTCTCTTTAGCAGTTCTTTGTTCGattaatactttttaatattttttcctccTTCGCTGATTTTCTTCTTGTAgcttttcttttgctttttgaAATATATGAAGATGTTTTGCTccttttctaataatttttctgACAGCATCAACGCCTTTCCTgcaatttttgcttttttattctttgtttttctatttgtTGGTGCTTTCTCTTTGCTATTCTCATGTATGTCTTCGTTTTCAAGCGCTTTTCCTTATTCTAAACGATTTTCCAaccattttcaaaattatgaaaCGTTGAAAAACTTTTTACAGACAAGTTTTCCCTAATTTTTCAGAATGTTTCCTAGATTTTTTCTGAGTTGTCGATTCTCTTTCTTCGGTTTTTCGAAGTTTTGTTGCTTTTTATACTTTTTAGTTACCCTTTTGAGTAACCCAAcgtttttctcaaattttttaaaCTAATAATGCTTTACAtggctttatacagggtgtttggtaaagaatgggccatagcttaacctgaGATTCCCGAggttaaaataggttgatttaagctaacttaccttagtacaaaagttgataaccGAAATACTTTTAGTATTAAAAGTTAggcaaagttaaacttttatattatttatttttgaatatttcctgacaggcctgggacaacaacacgaaatttgataagtggtgctggtactgtacaccctactaaattatgttaaacaaacgtttctggctactaccagaggcgtacgacgggggaacgtgaataattgacccttcccaaattgtacgccactggcggaatttctattttagtgcaattttttgttTCTCCAATACTtgctatgtaaataacatactcttcattcttaacgataaagtcattagttttcgagatatttgaagctaaaaatgaaggagcacaatacattaatcaaaataaatgtgaattttcatttttaacttcaaatatctcgaaaattaatgactttattgttacgaatgaagagtatattatttacacagaaagtattggagaatctaaatattatgctaaaatagcagtttcatcagtggcgtagaatctgggaagagtcaaccattcacgtttccccgtcgtacgcctctggtagtagccagaaacgtttgtttaacataatttagtagaatgtacagtacctacactttctgccaagtaccataaggatatgtcaaatagttttatagtaccgggcacacatagttcttaaagttttaaataaagaatagattattaaaaaaaaagaatactaagaataagaaaataatttgacatatccgtgtgatacttagcagaaagtgtaggaatgtacaccctactaaattatgttaaataatcgtttctggctactaccagaggcgtacgacagggaagttaatggttgacccttctcaaattctaggCCACTGATAAAACTGCTactttagcataatttttagattctccaatactttccatgcaaataatatactcttcattcgtaacgataaagtcattagtttttcagataattgaagttaaaaatgaaaaggcacacttattttgattaatgtattatgatCCTTCCGTTTTTagcttaaaatatctcgaaaactaatggctttatcgttacgaatgaagagtatattgtttacatagaaagtagatatatcttctgattctttaaaatattgcagggcctcataaattgctatggcttcagcactgaagatagaaaaatcatggcctaacttaaacattttttctgttttagtagcaggtatgtaaaaggcacatccagtgTCAACTAACGTTTTAGATAACATATCTTAACggccagctgcagcttttgaactgaaTAGAGAGTTGTGGAAGAGTTTGCtactaaggacctcattgccttctttatgtatgaatagaaaacaaaaagttgtgactggctaattgacacccaagtctatgccataaaaaaatacatagaaagtattggagaatcaaaaaattgcactaaaatagcaatttcgccagtggcgcagaatttCGGatgggtcaaccattcacgttcccccgtcgtacgcctctggtagtagccagaaacgtttgtttaacataatttagtagattgtacaatacaagcaccacttaccaaatttcgtgttgttgtcccatgcctgtcaggaaatattcaaaaataaataaaataaacgttTAACGTTGATATATAacgtatttcggttattatcaacttttgtactaaggtaagtttattttctatacttccacaaaatttattataactaagtgactacagctgtttcggcagagtgcctttctcaagtgatatagtttacaatgtgtttgcctttttaagtcttcaactgaagaggttgaggagtggggagctgtttgtctcgagttggtcattcagaattatatctgtatttttcagtttattaatttccatagattctaaaaaagatagcttaaggcctttattttgaatatgcagaatttgaaactcttcattgaaagaatgattatgatcgagaaggtgaagtgcgtatgtagaagtttctgtttttctattgttgaatgcccttttgtgttctgctatccgtttgtcaaaagttctgccagtttgaccgatgtacgttttcggacagtcaccacaagttagtttgtacacaccactctgtagttgctttctctttcggcttttattgttcttaatgtatttgcttaagttgttgtgagttctgaaagctggtgttattcctttcttttttgtgtatctggctatttttgttgttatcttgccagtatatgtgagagagcagaaggtactgggttctttctgtggtggtggatacactaatttcagggctttcttatggagtttttggtttagaattttgttaactgtttgttcgttatagccgttgtttactgctatttgtttaatgatgtttagttctatctcgaagttattttttgtcatgggaatttctgtcagtctatgtatcatgctatggtaggctgctaatttgtgttgtgtaggatgggatgatgaattgtgtatagttgtgtcagtatgggtaggtttatgatatacggagaactcatgtttgttgtgtagtctggaaatcgttacatctagaaagtttatggagttattctgttctgtttctattgtaaactcaatattattatgaagtgaattaatatatgatagaaattggtcaagttgtctgttagacatttacaatagaaacagaacagaataactccataaactttctagatgtaacgatttccagactacacaacaaacatgagttctccgtatatcataaacctacccatactgacacaactatacacaattcatcatcccatcctacacaacacaaattagcagcctaccatagcatgatacatagactgacagaaattcccatgacaaaaaataacttcgagataaaactaaacatcattaaacaaaatagcagtaaacaacggctataacgaacaaacagttaacaaaattttaaaccaaaaactccataagaaagccctgaaattagtgtatccaccaccacagaaagaacccagtaccttctgctctctcacatatactggcaagataacaacaaaaatagccagatacacaaaaaagaaaggaataacaccagctttcagaactcacaacaacttaagcaaatacattaagaacaataaaagccgaaagagaaagcaactacagagtggtgtgtacaaactaacttgtggtgactgtccgaaaacgtacatcggtcaaactggcagaacttttgacaaacggatagcagaacacaaaagggcattcaacaatagaaaaacagacacttctacatacgcacttcaccttctagatcataatcattctttcaatgaagagtttcaaattctgcatattcaaaataaaggccttaagctatcttttttagaatctatggaaattaataaaatgaaaaatacagatataattctgaatgaccaactcgagacaaacagctccccactcctcaacctcttcagttgaagacttaaaaaggcaaacacattgtaaactatatcacttgagaaaggcactctgtcgaaacagctgtagtcacttagttataataaattttgtggaagtatagaaaataaacattttcagtgttttattgttagataaaatgaacttccatcaagtaacggtcgaatccatcaattaaggtaagttagcttaaatcgacctattttaacctcaggaatctgaggttaagctatggcccattcttaaccaaacaccctgtatatctctgATGTTTGGGATAAAAGGTTTAAGTCAGAATTTCACAACAGATGGCATTTTTGAGCTGCTGGTGCTCTTCATTTGCTTATTCCGTGCTTTTGATGATGCTTTTCGTTCCTTGAtgctatttaaaaattttgtcttTTCTAAGCACTTCTTCCGACTCTTTTTTAACTTTTTCGAAATTTCGTTGCTTGTTTCATGCTTTTGATACTTTTTCGAGACTTCCTATGTGTTTTCTTGTTTTTTAAGCTTTCCTTCGCTTTATAACTATTTTCCCTAGTGTTTCGCCGGTATTGATGTTTTTGGCCACGTTGGATGCGTTTTCGGCATTTCCATAGGCTTTTCGTTCGTTTTTAGTGTTTATTAACTTTCTCTCTGTTATCTCGTTGTTTTCCcacatatttcttcatttttggACGCTTTTTTTATTCTTAATCACTTTTCAATTATCTTCAAGATCTTTTGTTCTTTTTTGAAGTTGTTGACTCCctttttgtgctttttctttgCTTTTGAAGTATGTTCTTCGGTTTTGATGCTTGATCCTGCCGAGCTTAGGAACCAAAGACAACAAACATGTTCAATAAGTATTAAAttgtattccaaaaaaaaaatgaccACTGTAATATTAACGATGATTCAAGAAAAAGACTTATTTcggtataaaaaaaatatattttagtatttctttttcaaaaatcaactacaataaaaacaaataatatcCTTCACGTTCCAAACAACAAGTAAAACAAGTCAAACGTCGCTAATGTTCAAACAAACATCAATATGATCGTTCATTTCCAATTCTGAAAAAAGCTTCATACAAGACGGACAGTTAAACAGATCTTTAGCTTCAGTTTCTTCTTCAACAGGTTCATTTTCATCGTCGAAAATCTGACTCAAGCTCATACAATTTTCAAGATGCTCATCAAGCTctgattttatgatttttttgttacAAGCTAAACATTGAACTGTATCTTTTGATCCAGAAGGTTCTGTGTTGCTACTAGAAGCTTCAAAATCTGTATAATTGTTGGTTTTACTACTAGAAGCCTCTACGTTGGTTAACGTCGAGCTGGTGGATGGCTTATGAATGTCTTCTTCTAATCGATCAAACATACTATTAAGACAATTAACAGCGTGCATGTCAAAATTGTCTTTAGCTACCTACCAGTTTCTTacaaatatcacactttttcGTTTCTACGCTATTATCACTATTGATTCTATCTTCTTGACTGTTATCCAAAGTATTTTCGTCCTCAGATCTCTTAACACCAAGAAACACAACATCATCATTGCAATCTTGAAGGTGCTCTTCTAACTTCCCTTCAGCAACAACAATCCCACAAGTGTGGCATTTTGTCGACTCCAGTTCAGAAGTTCCGAGACATTCATctaaatgactattt is from Diabrotica virgifera virgifera chromosome 9, PGI_DIABVI_V3a and encodes:
- the LOC126891848 gene encoding uncharacterized protein LOC126891848; translation: MHAVNCLNSMFDRLEEDIHKPSTSSTLTNVEASSSKTNNYTDFEASSSNTEPSGSKDTVQCLACNKKIIKSELDEHLENCMSLSQIFDDENEPVEEETEAKDLFNCPSCMKLFSELEMNDHIDVCLNISDV